One genomic segment of Corynebacterium durum includes these proteins:
- a CDS encoding ABC transporter permease: MSNSVTPRRGQERFIADTDETGLGAVDAVADESAPTSVWSEAWRYLRRRPLFWIAATLILIALLLALVPQWFTSVKPDACVLQESLRGPRPGHPFGFNRQGCDIYSRTVYGARASVAVGVLTTLLVVIIGTLIGSLAGYIGGFLDSVLSRITDIFFAIPLVLAAIVVMQMFKEQRTIVTVVLVLGIFGWTSIARITRGAVMSVKNDEYVIAAKALGASKSRILLQHILPNAAAPIIVYATVALGTFIVAEATLSFLGIGLPPTIVSWGGDISNAQASLRTQPMVLFYPAMALALTVLSFIMMGDVVRDALDPKSRKR, translated from the coding sequence ATGTCTAACTCAGTTACACCGCGCCGTGGTCAAGAGCGCTTCATTGCGGACACCGACGAAACCGGGCTAGGCGCTGTTGATGCCGTGGCTGACGAGTCGGCCCCCACCTCAGTGTGGAGTGAGGCATGGCGTTACCTGCGTCGCCGCCCCCTGTTCTGGATCGCCGCCACCCTGATCCTCATTGCGCTGCTCCTCGCACTTGTACCTCAGTGGTTTACCTCAGTGAAACCTGATGCGTGCGTGCTACAAGAGTCGCTGAGAGGCCCTCGCCCCGGCCACCCCTTTGGATTTAACCGTCAAGGCTGTGACATTTACTCGCGCACCGTCTATGGTGCTCGCGCCTCCGTGGCCGTTGGCGTGCTCACCACCTTGTTGGTGGTGATTATTGGTACGCTGATCGGTTCCCTCGCAGGCTACATTGGCGGTTTCCTTGATTCGGTGCTGTCCCGCATTACTGACATTTTCTTTGCCATTCCGCTTGTGCTGGCCGCCATCGTCGTGATGCAGATGTTCAAAGAACAACGCACCATCGTGACTGTGGTGCTTGTGCTGGGCATCTTCGGCTGGACCTCCATTGCCCGCATCACCCGCGGTGCCGTGATGAGCGTGAAAAACGATGAGTATGTGATTGCGGCGAAGGCTCTCGGGGCGTCGAAAAGCAGGATTTTGCTGCAACACATCCTGCCGAACGCTGCCGCGCCGATCATCGTGTACGCAACAGTGGCTTTGGGCACCTTCATCGTGGCGGAAGCAACGCTGTCCTTCCTGGGTATCGGCCTGCCGCCGACAATTGTGTCGTGGGGTGGGGATATTTCCAACGCACAGGCATCGCTCCGTACGCAGCCCATGGTGCTGTTCTACCCGGCCATGGCGCTAGCGCTGACGGTGCTCAGCTTCATCATGATGGGTGATGTTGTGCGTGACGCCCTTGACCCGAAGTCCCGGAAACGATGA
- a CDS encoding S1 family peptidase, translating into MPNHAIRRTSLALATATLTAAAMLGTISPASAISGGRNADGDVAATASARVILGNTDCSATRISPEWLITAKHCVGQGNRSLVSLGGNRQGEQRHAAEVVMHPTADLAVIKLDQPSNGPVAKLSGQHLTPGTHARAVGWGGGTQNYFPMVQQGDLEVQRRVFNIDPDNREADLLEVWVTGGHLTPGDSGGPLLIGDTIAGVASMSNENALPHVNGSIGWYVPVAEHTEWITRQTGVAATAAAGQPTPRADILQAPAVQPRSLAPAVGSSAVDSWLSTLPFRITHS; encoded by the coding sequence ATGCCGAATCACGCTATACGACGCACCAGCCTCGCACTCGCCACAGCAACCCTCACCGCAGCTGCCATGCTCGGCACCATCAGCCCGGCTTCTGCGATCAGCGGCGGCCGCAACGCTGATGGCGACGTGGCAGCCACTGCGTCTGCCCGCGTCATCCTTGGCAATACTGATTGCAGTGCCACCCGCATCTCCCCTGAGTGGCTGATCACCGCTAAGCACTGTGTCGGCCAGGGCAACCGTTCTCTAGTCTCCCTAGGTGGAAACCGCCAGGGCGAACAGCGCCACGCTGCGGAGGTGGTCATGCACCCCACGGCCGATCTTGCAGTGATCAAACTGGACCAGCCGAGTAACGGGCCCGTCGCAAAGCTTTCTGGCCAGCATCTGACCCCCGGGACTCATGCACGCGCCGTGGGCTGGGGCGGAGGCACCCAGAACTACTTCCCGATGGTGCAGCAAGGCGACCTTGAGGTGCAGCGGCGTGTGTTCAACATTGATCCCGACAACCGCGAGGCCGACCTGCTTGAGGTGTGGGTGACCGGTGGACACCTGACGCCCGGCGATTCCGGCGGTCCTCTGCTTATTGGCGATACCATCGCGGGCGTAGCCAGCATGTCCAACGAGAATGCGCTGCCCCACGTCAACGGCAGCATTGGCTGGTACGTCCCCGTTGCTGAGCATACCGAGTGGATTACCCGCCAGACTGGAGTGGCCGCGACGGCAGCCGCTGGTCAACCTACGCCCCGTGCCGACATTCTGCAGGCACCTGCCGTGCAACCGCGTTCCCTCGCGCCTGCTGTAGGAAGCTCCGCCGTTGATTCCTGGCTGAGCACCCTGCCATTCAGGATTACGCACTCATAG
- a CDS encoding peptide ABC transporter substrate-binding protein, protein MTLKKTIAVLTAAALAVGMAACSSGSGGSGGDGNYIVVNGSEPQHPLLPGDTNENGGGRIIEMINSGLMYYDAEGKAKNDLAESVELEGEKTYRITLKDDMSFSDGTPIKADNFVKAWNYVVEHDQLGSSYFESIQGYESGKPIEGLKVVDDKTFTVELNQPEADFPNRLGYQAFFPLPDSAFDDMDAYGEKPVSSGPYKLQEWSHNESATIVPNDSYKGDRKAQNEGVKFVFYPQLDPAYADLLAGQLDVLDTVPDSAMTSFQQELGDRAVNKSVAYFQSFTIPQKLEHFSGEEGKLRRQAISLAINREEVTEKIFNKTRVPAKDFTAPVAEGYSADIAGNDVLAYNPEKAKELWAKADEMSPFTGEFSIAYNADGGHQGWVDAVTNSIKNTLGIEAVGYPYPDFKSLRDDITNRTISGAFRSGWQGDYPGLGNFLAPLYGTGGSSNDGDYSNPDFDAKLKEAASAKTSEESNALYNQSQETLFKDLPAVPLWYSNVTGGYSENVSNVEFGWNTTPLYYKITRK, encoded by the coding sequence ATGACGCTTAAGAAAACAATCGCTGTACTCACAGCGGCAGCGCTCGCAGTCGGAATGGCTGCCTGCTCCTCTGGCTCGGGAGGCAGCGGCGGTGACGGGAACTATATCGTTGTCAACGGCAGCGAACCCCAGCATCCCCTTCTTCCGGGTGATACCAATGAAAACGGTGGTGGCCGCATCATCGAAATGATCAACTCCGGTCTGATGTACTACGATGCAGAGGGTAAAGCCAAGAACGACCTTGCCGAATCCGTCGAGCTTGAGGGCGAAAAAACCTACCGCATCACCCTCAAAGATGACATGTCCTTCTCCGACGGCACCCCCATCAAAGCTGATAACTTTGTCAAGGCATGGAACTATGTCGTGGAACATGATCAGCTTGGATCTTCCTACTTCGAATCCATTCAGGGATATGAATCCGGAAAGCCCATAGAAGGTTTGAAGGTTGTTGACGACAAAACATTTACCGTGGAGCTGAACCAGCCGGAAGCTGACTTCCCGAATCGCCTTGGTTACCAAGCCTTCTTCCCGCTTCCCGATTCCGCTTTCGATGACATGGACGCCTACGGCGAAAAGCCCGTGAGCAGCGGACCCTACAAGCTGCAAGAGTGGTCCCACAACGAAAGCGCCACCATCGTTCCCAATGACAGCTACAAGGGCGACCGCAAGGCCCAAAACGAGGGCGTGAAGTTCGTCTTCTATCCCCAGCTCGACCCCGCCTACGCCGACCTCCTCGCGGGCCAGCTCGACGTGCTGGATACGGTTCCGGACTCCGCCATGACGAGCTTCCAACAGGAACTGGGCGACCGTGCCGTCAACAAGTCCGTCGCCTATTTCCAAAGCTTCACCATTCCACAGAAGCTGGAGCACTTCAGCGGTGAGGAAGGAAAACTCCGCCGCCAGGCGATCTCGCTGGCCATCAACCGCGAGGAAGTGACCGAGAAGATCTTTAACAAAACTCGTGTTCCAGCAAAAGACTTCACCGCTCCTGTCGCGGAAGGCTACTCCGCCGACATCGCAGGCAACGATGTTCTTGCCTACAACCCCGAGAAGGCCAAAGAATTGTGGGCCAAGGCCGACGAAATGTCCCCCTTCACCGGTGAATTCAGCATCGCCTACAACGCCGACGGTGGACACCAGGGCTGGGTTGATGCTGTGACAAACTCCATCAAAAACACCCTGGGCATTGAGGCCGTGGGTTACCCCTACCCGGACTTCAAGTCCTTGCGTGACGACATCACCAACCGCACCATCAGCGGTGCCTTCCGGTCCGGATGGCAGGGTGACTACCCCGGTTTGGGTAACTTCCTCGCCCCGCTCTACGGCACAGGCGGCAGCAGCAACGATGGTGACTACTCCAACCCCGATTTCGATGCCAAGCTGAAGGAAGCCGCAAGCGCAAAAACTTCTGAGGAATCCAATGCCCTCTACAACCAGTCCCAGGAGACGCTGTTTAAGGATCTTCCGGCTGTTCCACTGTGGTACTCCAACGTAACTGGTGGATACTCCGAGAACGTGAGCAACGTGGAGTTCGGCTGGAATACCACCCCGCTCTACTACAAGATCACAAGGAAGTAA
- the arsC gene encoding arsenate reductase (glutaredoxin) (This arsenate reductase requires both glutathione and glutaredoxin to convert arsenate to arsenite, after which the efflux transporter formed by ArsA and ArsB can extrude the arsenite from the cell, providing resistance.), translating into MTTADNPGILGEPTTGVTEATVYHNPQCSKSRAALAYLEQRGITPTIIHYLTDTPTVEELTAVLATAGLKAHDIIRTGETAYAHLGLSTETPDADLITAMVTHPELIERPLVVTPKGAILARPTDLIATIL; encoded by the coding sequence ATGACCACAGCAGACAATCCTGGGATTCTCGGAGAACCAACCACTGGTGTCACCGAAGCCACCGTGTACCACAATCCGCAGTGCTCAAAATCCCGCGCTGCACTCGCCTACCTCGAACAACGCGGCATCACGCCTACGATCATTCACTACTTGACGGACACTCCCACGGTCGAGGAACTGACCGCTGTTCTCGCCACCGCTGGGTTGAAGGCACACGATATTATCCGTACCGGCGAGACCGCCTACGCACACCTGGGATTAAGCACCGAAACCCCCGATGCCGACCTCATCACAGCTATGGTTACCCACCCTGAACTGATCGAACGTCCTTTAGTTGTCACCCCAAAAGGGGCCATTCTCGCACGACCAACTGACCTTATCGCCACAATTCTTTAG
- a CDS encoding Rv1157c family protein: MRFSTKFLSAVVLSTPGWWTTAATRRAIATVMTAGVLFTAGTVPMAPSAVVPVAAASDKDKADKDKSDKDKADKNKARPIASPAPKGPINNPVDAANAIVKDMSPLDELGRPKPEILNSMRALADQPGMDKKIADLIRSAVSYYEGEGEPGVNMPALSDAPAITQFGWPAFAGECIGGSQNATGTAFAVSGPAKLPVPGVPENHTAFVFTALGTGALAEQQRGEMTVQWVNMNTLKHGVAPLKYNGINPSGPATVSGTAETGRGTIVAWLSGTINTKEKNAEGAETVANCTFTPTAGIITN, from the coding sequence GTGCGTTTTTCCACAAAGTTCCTCTCAGCAGTGGTTTTGTCCACACCGGGCTGGTGGACCACCGCGGCAACCCGGCGCGCCATCGCCACCGTCATGACGGCTGGCGTATTGTTCACAGCCGGAACTGTTCCCATGGCCCCCAGCGCAGTGGTTCCCGTTGCTGCGGCATCGGACAAGGACAAGGCTGACAAAGATAAGTCGGATAAGGATAAAGCCGACAAGAACAAGGCACGTCCTATCGCCTCCCCTGCCCCGAAAGGCCCAATCAACAACCCTGTTGACGCAGCCAACGCCATTGTGAAGGACATGTCACCCCTTGATGAACTTGGCCGGCCCAAGCCAGAAATCCTCAACAGCATGCGCGCCTTGGCCGATCAGCCGGGCATGGACAAGAAAATTGCCGACCTGATCCGCTCCGCCGTCAGCTACTACGAAGGTGAAGGCGAACCTGGAGTGAACATGCCCGCCCTGTCCGACGCCCCGGCTATCACGCAGTTCGGCTGGCCAGCTTTTGCCGGAGAGTGCATTGGTGGGTCACAAAACGCCACCGGCACCGCCTTTGCGGTATCCGGCCCGGCAAAGCTTCCCGTGCCCGGGGTGCCGGAAAACCACACTGCCTTTGTGTTCACCGCGCTGGGCACTGGCGCTTTGGCGGAGCAACAACGTGGTGAGATGACGGTGCAGTGGGTCAACATGAACACCCTGAAGCATGGAGTGGCACCGCTGAAATACAACGGAATCAATCCTTCAGGCCCCGCAACCGTCTCTGGTACCGCTGAAACCGGCCGCGGAACAATCGTGGCGTGGCTCAGCGGCACTATCAACACCAAAGAAAAGAACGCCGAAGGTGCTGAGACCGTGGCCAACTGCACTTTCACCCCCACCGCCGGAATTATTACAAATTAA
- a CDS encoding dipeptide ABC transporter ATP-binding protein, which translates to MTDNNDQPLLELKDLKISFTSSTGVVDAVRGVNLTIYPGQSVAIVGESGSGKSTTAMAVIGLLPGTGKVTGGTILFNGEDITGLSDKEMQHYRGSDIGLVPQDPMSNLNPVWSIGTQVKESLRANNVVEGSEANKRVVELLQEAGLDDAERRAKQYPHEFSGGMRQRALIGIGLAARPKLLIADEPTSALDVTVQRRILDHLEGLTHELGTAVLFITHDLGLAAERASHLVVMHRGRVVESGPSLDILRDPQHPYTQRLVKAAPSLASARIQSAQEQGIESSELLAGKAEASDEEVIRVENLTKEFDIRGEKGAKKKLLAVDDVSFSLRKGSTLALVGESGSGKSTVANMVLNLLDPTSGKVFYKGTDLSTLGSHELFEMRRKLQVVFQNPYGSLDPMYSIYRCIEEPLVVHKTGNRKEREARVAELLDMVAMPRSTMRRYPNELSGGQRQRIAVARALALNPEVIVLDEAVSALDVLVQNQILQLLAGLQEELDLSYLFITHDLAVVRQTADDVAVMRQGKLVESGTVDEIFANPTESYTRDLIDSVPGLGIELGVGQ; encoded by the coding sequence ATGACTGACAACAACGACCAACCATTGCTTGAACTGAAGGATCTGAAAATCTCCTTCACCTCCTCCACGGGTGTGGTGGATGCTGTTCGCGGCGTCAACCTCACCATCTACCCGGGCCAGTCCGTGGCCATTGTGGGGGAGTCCGGTTCAGGCAAGTCCACCACGGCGATGGCGGTGATCGGGTTGCTTCCCGGTACGGGCAAAGTCACTGGCGGCACGATTTTGTTCAATGGTGAGGACATTACGGGGCTGAGCGACAAGGAGATGCAGCACTACCGCGGCTCCGACATCGGCCTGGTGCCGCAAGACCCGATGAGTAACCTCAACCCGGTATGGAGCATCGGCACCCAGGTGAAAGAATCCCTGCGCGCGAACAACGTGGTGGAAGGATCCGAAGCCAACAAACGCGTGGTGGAGCTGCTGCAAGAGGCAGGGCTTGACGACGCCGAGCGCCGCGCCAAGCAGTACCCTCACGAGTTTTCCGGTGGTATGCGCCAGCGTGCGCTCATTGGCATCGGACTGGCCGCACGCCCGAAGCTACTCATCGCCGACGAACCCACCTCCGCCCTTGATGTGACGGTGCAGCGTCGTATTCTGGATCATCTGGAAGGGCTGACGCATGAACTAGGCACGGCGGTGCTGTTTATTACCCACGATCTGGGCCTGGCAGCCGAACGCGCCTCGCACCTTGTTGTTATGCACCGTGGCCGCGTCGTGGAATCTGGCCCGAGTCTGGACATTCTGCGCGACCCGCAGCACCCCTACACGCAGCGCCTAGTCAAGGCAGCTCCCTCGCTGGCGTCCGCGCGTATCCAATCTGCGCAGGAACAGGGCATCGAATCCTCCGAGTTGCTGGCTGGGAAGGCAGAGGCCTCGGATGAGGAAGTCATTCGGGTGGAAAACCTGACCAAGGAGTTTGATATTCGCGGCGAAAAAGGCGCGAAGAAGAAACTGCTGGCGGTGGATGATGTGTCCTTTAGCCTCCGCAAAGGCAGCACCCTGGCGCTGGTGGGGGAGTCCGGGTCGGGCAAATCCACCGTGGCCAATATGGTGTTGAATCTGCTGGATCCAACCAGCGGAAAGGTGTTCTATAAGGGAACGGACCTTTCCACGCTGGGATCCCACGAATTGTTTGAGATGCGCAGGAAGCTGCAGGTGGTGTTCCAAAACCCCTACGGTTCCTTGGATCCCATGTATTCCATCTACCGGTGTATTGAAGAACCTTTGGTGGTGCACAAGACCGGAAACCGGAAGGAACGCGAGGCCCGCGTGGCCGAACTCCTAGACATGGTGGCCATGCCACGTTCAACCATGCGTCGCTACCCAAACGAGCTGTCGGGCGGTCAGCGCCAGCGCATCGCGGTGGCCCGAGCACTGGCGTTGAACCCAGAGGTGATTGTGCTGGATGAGGCCGTGTCCGCGCTGGACGTGTTGGTGCAGAACCAGATTCTGCAGTTGTTGGCCGGGCTGCAGGAAGAGCTGGACCTCAGCTACTTGTTCATCACCCATGACTTGGCGGTGGTCCGCCAGACCGCTGATGACGTGGCGGTTATGCGTCAAGGTAAACTCGTCGAGTCCGGCACGGTCGATGAGATTTTTGCCAATCCGACGGAATCCTACACGCGCGACCTCATTGATTCAGTGCCCGGTTTGGGGATTGAACTGGGGGTTGGCCAGTAG
- a CDS encoding DUF402 domain-containing protein — translation MVDLHPVKSETFLVPERINIDPKGFKRAVDTYTETDFGLYMARGADHPDFGYLESWLLPELNLRVSIFHFRDKDKSDSSTSGTTRSDYYVDIVDIAVDTANDTSTWHTRDLYVDLSCVMGEPVDVLDIDELAASTSAGIITADEAERAIEATLTAVDGITRHGDNILEWLAAQGYPLTWADNVTLTSPMST, via the coding sequence ATGGTTGATCTGCACCCCGTGAAAAGCGAGACGTTTTTGGTGCCTGAGCGGATCAATATCGATCCCAAAGGCTTCAAACGCGCCGTTGATACTTATACGGAAACTGACTTTGGCCTCTACATGGCGCGGGGCGCAGATCACCCCGATTTTGGCTACCTGGAAAGCTGGCTGCTACCTGAACTCAACCTGCGGGTGAGCATTTTCCACTTCCGCGACAAGGACAAGTCCGACAGCTCAACGTCCGGCACCACACGTTCAGACTACTACGTGGACATTGTGGATATTGCCGTAGACACCGCCAATGACACCAGTACATGGCACACCCGTGATCTCTACGTAGACCTCAGCTGCGTTATGGGCGAACCCGTGGATGTGCTAGATATTGACGAGCTTGCGGCATCCACCTCTGCGGGCATCATCACCGCCGATGAGGCAGAACGTGCCATCGAGGCAACATTGACTGCCGTGGATGGCATTACGCGGCACGGCGACAATATCCTGGAATGGCTGGCCGCCCAAGGTTATCCGCTCACATGGGCAGATAATGTGACCCTCACCTCACCTATGAGCACCTAG
- a CDS encoding ABC transporter permease, producing the protein MLRYVGRRLLQMIPVFFGATLLIYALVFLMPGDPVQALGGDRGLSAAAEARVRAEYNLDKPFIVQYLLYLKGVFSLDFGTTFSGRPVTEVMAHAFPVTIKLAVMALVFETIFGVAFGVIAGIRRGGIFDSTVLVMSLFVIAVPSFVIGFVLQFVVGVKWKLLPVTVGANDSFQALLMPAIVLGALSFAYILRLTRQSVSENLTADYVRTARAKGLSNGAVMGRHVLRNSLIPVVTYIGADLGALMAGAIVTEGIFGINGVGGTMYQAILKGEPTTVVSFTMVLIIVYIFANLLVDLLYALLDPRIRYV; encoded by the coding sequence ATGTTGCGTTATGTTGGGCGCCGTTTGCTCCAGATGATTCCGGTCTTTTTCGGAGCGACCCTACTGATTTACGCCCTCGTCTTTCTTATGCCTGGTGATCCAGTCCAGGCACTCGGCGGTGACCGTGGCCTTTCAGCAGCAGCGGAAGCTCGCGTCCGAGCTGAATACAATCTGGATAAGCCATTTATCGTTCAGTACTTGCTGTACCTCAAAGGTGTGTTCTCCCTTGACTTTGGTACAACCTTCTCTGGACGGCCCGTCACTGAAGTGATGGCGCACGCGTTCCCTGTGACCATCAAACTCGCTGTGATGGCACTGGTTTTTGAGACCATCTTCGGTGTGGCCTTCGGCGTCATTGCTGGTATCCGCCGCGGCGGTATCTTTGACTCCACTGTTCTGGTCATGTCGCTGTTTGTCATTGCCGTTCCCTCGTTCGTGATCGGCTTTGTGCTGCAGTTTGTGGTGGGTGTGAAGTGGAAACTTCTGCCCGTAACAGTGGGTGCGAATGATAGCTTCCAAGCCTTACTCATGCCCGCGATTGTGCTGGGTGCGTTGTCGTTTGCCTATATTCTTCGGTTGACAAGACAATCCGTCAGTGAAAATCTCACCGCCGATTATGTTCGCACCGCGCGGGCGAAAGGCTTGAGCAACGGCGCTGTGATGGGGCGGCATGTGTTGCGTAATTCCCTGATCCCCGTGGTCACCTACATTGGCGCAGACCTTGGCGCACTCATGGCTGGTGCCATTGTCACGGAAGGCATCTTCGGTATCAACGGTGTTGGTGGAACCATGTACCAAGCGATCCTGAAAGGTGAGCCCACCACTGTTGTGTCTTTCACCATGGTGCTCATCATTGTCTATATTTTCGCCAATCTCCTCGTGGATTTGCTCTACGCCCTTCTCGACCCAAGGATTCGCTATGTCTAA
- the typA gene encoding translational GTPase TypA, translating into MTNTEFRNVAIVAHVDHGKTTLVDAMLRQSGAFDAHAELVDRVMDSGDLEKEKGITILAKNTAIRRKGVGKDGQDLIINVIDTPGHADFGGEVERALSMVDGVVLLIDASEGPLPQTRFVLGKALAAKMPVIIVVNKTDRPDARIDEVVEEAHDLLLELASTLEDPEAQEAAETLLDLPVLYASGREGKASTTNPGNGNVPDADNLQELFDVLYDVLPEPSADIDGALQAHVTNLDSSSFLGRIGLVRVHAGILRKGQQVAWIHYDSDGNQHTKTAKISELLRTEGVNRVPATEVIAGDIAAVSGIEEIMIGDTLADVENPVALPRITVDEPAISMTIGVNTSPLAGRGGGDKLTARMVKARLDQELIGNVSIRVLPTERPDAWEVQGRGEMALSVLVETMRREGFELTVGKPQVVPKTIDGVLHEPYEHMVIDVPAEHQGAVTQLMAARKGQMVSMDNTGTDWVRMEFKVPARGLIGFRTTFLTETRGTGIANHYSDGYEPWAGEIKDRAQGSLVADRSGQITAYALQQLADRGSFFVEPGTEAYEGMVVGSNNREEDMDINITREKKLTNMRSATSEATVTLAKARNLSLDEAMEFCGQDECVEVTPETIRVRKVILNATDRARARSREKQRNK; encoded by the coding sequence GTGACCAATACAGAGTTCCGAAACGTTGCCATCGTCGCGCACGTTGACCACGGAAAAACCACCCTTGTCGACGCCATGCTGCGCCAATCCGGTGCCTTTGATGCCCACGCTGAACTCGTCGACCGCGTCATGGACTCTGGTGACCTCGAGAAAGAAAAAGGCATCACCATTCTGGCAAAAAACACTGCTATCCGCCGCAAGGGGGTTGGCAAGGACGGTCAGGACCTGATCATCAACGTCATTGATACCCCCGGCCACGCAGACTTCGGTGGGGAAGTGGAACGTGCACTGTCCATGGTGGACGGTGTGGTGTTGCTTATCGACGCCTCGGAAGGCCCCCTGCCTCAGACTCGTTTCGTACTCGGTAAAGCACTGGCGGCCAAGATGCCTGTGATCATCGTGGTGAATAAAACCGACCGCCCCGATGCCCGCATCGACGAGGTGGTGGAAGAAGCGCATGATCTTCTGCTGGAGCTTGCTTCTACGCTGGAAGACCCAGAGGCTCAAGAAGCCGCCGAGACCCTTCTTGATCTTCCTGTCTTGTATGCATCCGGAAGGGAAGGCAAAGCCTCCACAACCAACCCTGGGAACGGCAATGTCCCTGATGCGGACAACCTTCAGGAACTGTTTGACGTGCTATACGACGTCCTGCCTGAACCGTCTGCCGACATTGACGGTGCCCTGCAAGCCCACGTGACCAATCTGGACTCCTCCTCGTTCCTGGGCCGCATTGGCCTGGTCCGTGTGCACGCGGGCATTCTACGCAAAGGCCAGCAAGTTGCTTGGATTCACTACGACTCGGACGGCAATCAGCACACCAAAACCGCCAAAATCTCGGAACTGCTGCGCACTGAGGGTGTGAATCGCGTGCCCGCCACCGAGGTCATTGCTGGGGACATTGCGGCGGTGTCTGGCATTGAGGAAATCATGATCGGTGATACTCTCGCGGACGTCGAGAATCCGGTGGCACTGCCGCGCATCACCGTTGATGAACCCGCCATTTCCATGACCATCGGCGTGAACACCTCCCCGCTGGCAGGCCGTGGCGGCGGGGATAAACTCACCGCACGTATGGTCAAGGCCCGCCTCGATCAGGAGCTGATCGGTAACGTTTCCATCCGCGTGCTTCCCACCGAACGCCCAGACGCATGGGAGGTGCAGGGTCGTGGTGAGATGGCGCTCTCAGTGCTGGTGGAGACCATGCGCCGCGAGGGTTTTGAACTCACCGTGGGTAAGCCTCAGGTGGTGCCCAAGACCATTGACGGTGTCCTGCACGAGCCGTATGAGCACATGGTGATTGATGTTCCTGCCGAACATCAGGGTGCGGTCACACAGCTGATGGCCGCACGTAAAGGCCAGATGGTGTCCATGGATAATACCGGGACGGACTGGGTGCGCATGGAGTTTAAGGTCCCTGCCCGTGGATTGATCGGATTCCGCACTACCTTCCTCACGGAAACGCGTGGTACAGGCATTGCCAACCACTATTCCGATGGCTACGAACCGTGGGCTGGCGAGATTAAAGACCGCGCTCAGGGGTCCCTCGTAGCGGATCGTTCTGGCCAGATCACTGCCTACGCGCTCCAACAGCTAGCCGACCGTGGTTCCTTCTTTGTGGAACCCGGCACGGAAGCCTACGAGGGCATGGTTGTGGGTTCCAATAACCGCGAGGAGGATATGGACATCAATATCACCCGCGAGAAAAAGCTTACGAACATGCGCTCCGCTACCTCGGAAGCGACGGTAACGCTGGCAAAGGCCCGCAACCTGTCTCTTGACGAGGCCATGGAGTTCTGTGGCCAGGACGAATGCGTGGAAGTTACCCCAGAAACGATTCGTGTTCGTAAGGTCATTTTGAACGCCACTGACCGTGCACGCGCTCGGTCTCGGGAAAAGCAGCGCAACAAGTAA